The following is a genomic window from Acidobacteriota bacterium.
AGCCGGTGGTAGCCTATCAGCAAATCCGCACGTTATTAGACGAAAGCGGTGCCATTAAAAGAAGCAAACAACTTAAAGTTGCAAATAACTCAATTACCAATCGCATCGACCGTTTTGTTCTGCATCGTTATTTTGGCTTTCCGATTTTCTTTATCATTCTGGGTACGCTTTTCGCCTCAATTTTCTGGGCGGCGCAGCCGTTTATGGATTTGACTGAATGGTTGTTTGCCTTAGCCGGACAGTTGGTTTTGACGATTTTGCCCGCAGGAATTTTTTCGCGCTTTATTGCCGAAGGCATCATCGGCGGGGTCGGCGCGGTAGCGGTTTTCTTTCCGCAAATTATCATTCTGTTTTTCCTGATGACTTTGCTTGAAGATTCCGGGTATCTGTCGCGCGGCGCAGCACTGGTTGATCGCCCGCTTTCGGCGCTTGGCTTGCACGGTCGTTCATTCGTGCCGATGCTGTCGGGATTTGCCTGCGCCATTCCGGCTGTGCTTGCGGCGCGAACCATTCCCTCAAAACGCGAACGCTTCCTGACCATCTGGATTATTCCACTGATGAGTTGCAGCGCGCGGCTTCCGGTTTATGCGCTTTTGCTGGCGGCGTTGCTGCCGGGCGGCGCAGGCAAAGCGGGACTTGCGCTTGCGGCGATTTATGTTTCGAGCTTACTGGCAGGAGCAGTGACCGCAGGGCTGGTGAGCAAGTTTTTGGTTCGCAAACAAACGGCTTCGATGCTCGCAATGGAATTGCCGCTCTATCGCAAACCGCTACTTAAACCGACGCTGAAAATCACCTGGTCGCGTTCTTCTGCCTATCTGAAAAAAGCCGGAATGCCAATTGTCATTATCTCTGCGATTTTGTGGATACTTTCAAATTTCGGACTCGGTTCGCATCAACCTCCAAGAGAAGATGGCAAGCCTGCACCTATCATTTCACCAAGCGACCTCGACCACTCTTTTGCAGCACAAATCGGGCAGACGATGGAACCCGCGCTGAAACCGATGGGTGTGGATTGGCGCGTTGGTGTCGGATTGGTTTCCGCATTTGCAGCCCGCGAAGTTTTCGTGTCGACGATGGCGATTGTCTTTCATTCGGATAGCGAAGATGAAGAAAAACAGCAGGAAGGCTTGCTTGAAAGCATGCGCGAAGCGACCTTTGAAAACAGTTCGCAAAAAGTTTTCACGCCGTCAAGCGTCATCGGGTTAATCATTTTCTTCTTCATTTCACTGCAATGTCTTTCGACGGTATCGGTGGTTCGCGCCGAAACCAATTCGTGGCGCATGGCAGGCTTGCAGTTGCTCTTTTACACGGGGCTTGGCTACGTCATCTCTTCACTCACCGTTCAAGGTCTGCGCTTCTTCGGAGTTGCTTAACTCACCTGATTCCCGGCGCTTTAAAATCGCTTTGACACGCGCTTTCTATCGGTCTACCATTGGCTCACTTGAGGGGTAGAGATAGCAGCCGAATAAAATTGGGATGAAAACATCAAGCTGCTTAGGAGCGTGTATATGAACCGCCAAACCAAGCGTATGCTGATCGGGCTTGGATTCACTTTTGGATCACAGGCTCTCATATCGTTTGTTGCCAGTCTGGTGTTTTTTAATCAAGCGGCGACCACGTCTCCATCCGGTATTACCTTACTTCTGCTTTTCGCTTTAACTTTAGGGGCATTTTTTGCCGGCGGTTTTATCGTCGGGTTAATGAGTGATGAACTCAGCTTAATCGATTCGGCAAGCGTTACCCTATTGACACTGATTCTCAGCATTCTGGTGCTGGCGGTTTCCGGCGAAGGCGGCACACATTATTTTATGGCGAACTGGATAAACGATGCGTCGGGTCGCTGGTCAATTTCCGGGCAAACCTTTCTTTACTTTATTCTCGCTCTTCTTGCTTCATCGGCGGGCAATTATCTCGGTTGGCATCTCAACATTCCCCAGGAAAATCAATTTGACCGTGTCGCTCTGTTAATCGGATTGCTTGGCACAATCATCGGACCCTTTGTGCTCTTTTCAATCGGCGGCAATAATCCGAACGACGCTTCACAACAGGGTTTGCCCTGGTATTTTCTGGTGATTGTGATACTGGTGGTTCTGGTGATTATCGGTTTAGGTTTTTTAATGTTTATGCGCGAATCGCATCACAACGAAGAAATTTCCATTCATCCGCCCAAAGACGAATTAGCCATCGAAGAAAAGTAAGGGCTGTTAAAATCTCTATAATTCCTCAACATTTTTTCAAACATTCGGCGATTTCCGCAGCCGATTGATAACGCTCTTTCGGCAATTTCTTCATCATTCCTTCAATAATCGTCACCAACTGAGCAGGCACATCTTTGCGCAATTTCTTAATCGCCACGGGAGCGCGTTTGCTGATCGCTTCGATGGTTTGAAAATAGGTCTCGCCCTCGAACGGCAAATTGCCGGTGGTCATTTCGTACATCACCACACCGAGCGAAAAAATATCTGACAGATGAGTCACGTCGCCGCGCCCCGTTGCCTGTTCGGGCGACATATAACTGACGGTGCCAAGCAACACGCCCGATTCGGTAATGCGCGCCTTGATGCTGCGTTTGTCGGTCATCGGCGTCGGTTTTGCAAGACCAAAATCCAGGACTTTTATTTTGCCGCGCGACGTAATCATGATATTTGCCGATTTGATGTCGCGATGCACTACCCCGCATTCATGCGCCTCGGCTAAAGCGTCGGCGATTTGTATGCCGATGTTGATAATCTCTTTGCAATCGAGATGCCTGCTTTGAATGCGCTCGTTCAGGGTCTCGCCTTCCACATACTCCATCACGATGTACGGATTGCCCGCCGCTTCGCCGATTTCGTAAATCGTCGCAATGTTCATGTGATTGAGCCTTGATGCCATGCGCGCTTCGCGTAAAAATCGCTGTTTCATCGCCTCATCTTCGACGAACTTTGCTGCCAGCACTTTAATCGCCACCACGCGATGCAGTTCCGTGTCATAGGCTTCAAATATTTCACCCATTCCGCCCGCACCGAGCGAACGGCGAATATCAAACCGACCAATGTGCCCTTGCGCTTCGATGAGCGGCGGTGCCATCACTTTTTCGGTCTTGCCATCATGCACCGCCATCGCCGCCAAATCTGTGGGACGCAGTTCCATGGTAATCATTCGCGGGCGCGAAATTACCGAAGAGAATTTTGACGAAAACAGCCGCGCGCCGCGTTCGTCTTCGATAAAATAACCGGCGCGTTTCAAATCTTCGTAGGTATGTTCCTGCTCTTTTTTAACTTCGTTGTCCTGTGCGAAACTGCGTATGACATTGCGTTGTTCGTCGGTCATCTTGTCCCAGATGAAGCGAAATTGGCCTTTCGCTTCATCAAGAAAAATCTCTTCGACCTCTTCACGATTCAGCTTGCCGTCATTTTCCGATAGATAATCAAAATAGGTTGAGCAGGCGATTTGCAAAAAATAGGGAAAGTGTCCGGCGAGTTCCATAATCCGTCGCGCATAATATTCAAGCGGCAGACCGGCATCTGCCGAAGGCTTTTTAATCAACTCCAATGCCTCTTTCTGCGTGAAGGCGCGCAAAAAAACATTGGTGAAAATATTAAAGAAAGGCGAGTCGGCAATCAGTTGCGTATGACAAAGCTCTTGCAGGTCGCGCGCCGAACTGGTCACATAAGCGACATCATAATTATTGGCAATCGACCGCAAAAATGAATAGAACTCCAGGTCAAAAGTTTTATTCGTGGTGATGACATCGAATTCATCAAAAAGCACAATCAGTTTGCGCTTCGCATCGCGAAACTTTTCCAGCAAGCTTCTGAGCGAATCAAAACCCGGTTGCAATCTGGTAATCGCTTTTTCATTTACCGCTTTAGCAATCAAATCAAACAATTCTTTGAAAAATTCTTCGAGTGTGAGTTTGCGCTTCTGTTGCAGGTCGATAAAAACGAAAACATAGGATTCGGGATGGTCGAGAAAACGCGCGCGAATCTGCGGGTGATTGATATATTGCAGCAATGACGATTTACCAATGCGCCGTTCGCCGACCACCGAAATGGATTGCGGTCGCGGCGCGCCGATGCGCGAAAAGATGCGCGATACTTCGCGAGTTCTGCCAAAGAACTGCGAAGGCTCCTTGATTGCCACACGATTTAAATAGGGATTGGCTGCCATGATGTTTTACGTCTCATAGTGTACGAACTTCTTTGACGACCTGCCAGATGGAATGCGAACGGCGAATCCACAAACGAAACAAATCGATTCTCAGGCGAAATCCATCGCTTACGTTTTTATCCAGCAATTCGCGGCGAAACATCTCTTCGAGCGTCAGACGAATGGTCGTCTCGGATAAATTTACAGGATATTGATTCAGCTTCACCGACAGCCATAAATCGTAAGCGGTCGCAAACAAATCGCCATTCGCGAGGGTTTCGGAAAGCAAGGAAATCACCAACTTCTCATCATCCGAGAGCGCATCCCAGGTGTAAATCATTTGCGGCAACGGATTGTCGACAATCTCTTTGGTGACGTTGTTCAAATCGGCAAGCGTAACCCAGTTCTGTTCGTGCTCATTCAGATAATCAACAATGTTTTGACAGGTAACCTGTGTATAAAAGGGTTGTCCGGCAGTCAACCGGTAAATCGCGTCGATGACGCCGCGACCATAGACGACTTTGCCCTCAATCGGTTCGGTAATCAATCGCAGAGTGTCATTGTTGGTTAAAAATCCGACTTTGCGAAACAGCGAACTTTTCAACAAATCGTGCCAGTATTTTTTATCGCGCTCTTCGAGTCGCCGCGAACCCGTAAAGATAAACGCCAGTCGCTCTTTGTTATCCATCGTGCCCGCTAAAAAAGTGAAGAAATCGGGCGACAATTTTCCTTCATCGACTTTCGATTCCATCAACTCATATTCGTCTATCAGAATCAATAAGGTGCGGTCGCCGATAGCGGCAATCACATCATCAAGAAAATCCGTGAACACCGGATAAGGGTTGCGATTGGCAAAACTCGGCGCGATTAAACGCACCTCGATGCGCTGCAAGGCATCAACAATCAGCCGGGCGATGCGCGCAAAAAATTCGCCATCCGAAGTAATCACCATCTCCTGCATATCGACAAAAACCGGCACGAAACGTTTTCCCAAACGCCCATTCATCACCTGGTAGAGAATCGAACTTTTACCGACGCGCCGTTCGCCGCAAAATACAATCAACACGCCCTGCGAAGCGCCTTCGAGTTTGGTGCGCACATAACGGAAATCATCTTCACGTCCGAAAAACATTTTTTCCGAACGAATCGGATTGCCGACAATGTAAGGATTTTTTTCAATGGGCAAAAAGGTGCGCAACTCTTTCGGCAAAACATATTCGCGTTGCTGGCGCTGGCGAACCACGAAAAAGGCTCCTGTAGCCAATCCCAAGCCGGTGAGCATCAAAAAGTAAAACCACCAGCGTTTCCAAAACGGCGCTTGCACACGCACCGGTACGGTTGCCGCAGGAGCTTTTGCGCCATACAAATCGCGATTGAGCGCGATTACTTCAAAAGTATTCAACCCTTCATCGAGTTGAAAAACCGTTACTTCGCGTTCGCCGCTCGATTGCACCGGTAACAGTTCCCAACGGCTC
Proteins encoded in this region:
- a CDS encoding ferrous iron transporter B, whose amino-acid sequence is MKTHLGDLTSQTINSKPAKAAPPPSISEDRLLTVCLAGVPNVGKTALMNALTGGGFHTANYAGVTVTLSKGKTLSTFGDEITIVDLPGVHSTVAPSPEEELSCSVLEGRHSSIHPDGLIVLVDATQLERNLKFAAFAAKLGKPLVIALSMMDLLADAGLSINARKLEEALGIPVIPIDGRTSWGVEELIAELRRAIANPASQQFALAELPNEPVVAYQQIRTLLDESGAIKRSKQLKVANNSITNRIDRFVLHRYFGFPIFFIILGTLFASIFWAAQPFMDLTEWLFALAGQLVLTILPAGIFSRFIAEGIIGGVGAVAVFFPQIIILFFLMTLLEDSGYLSRGAALVDRPLSALGLHGRSFVPMLSGFACAIPAVLAARTIPSKRERFLTIWIIPLMSCSARLPVYALLLAALLPGGAGKAGLALAAIYVSSLLAGAVTAGLVSKFLVRKQTASMLAMELPLYRKPLLKPTLKITWSRSSAYLKKAGMPIVIISAILWILSNFGLGSHQPPREDGKPAPIISPSDLDHSFAAQIGQTMEPALKPMGVDWRVGVGLVSAFAAREVFVSTMAIVFHSDSEDEEKQQEGLLESMREATFENSSQKVFTPSSVIGLIIFFFISLQCLSTVSVVRAETNSWRMAGLQLLFYTGLGYVISSLTVQGLRFFGVA
- a CDS encoding protein kinase, with translation MAANPYLNRVAIKEPSQFFGRTREVSRIFSRIGAPRPQSISVVGERRIGKSSLLQYINHPQIRARFLDHPESYVFVFIDLQQKRKLTLEEFFKELFDLIAKAVNEKAITRLQPGFDSLRSLLEKFRDAKRKLIVLFDEFDVITTNKTFDLEFYSFLRSIANNYDVAYVTSSARDLQELCHTQLIADSPFFNIFTNVFLRAFTQKEALELIKKPSADAGLPLEYYARRIMELAGHFPYFLQIACSTYFDYLSENDGKLNREEVEEIFLDEAKGQFRFIWDKMTDEQRNVIRSFAQDNEVKKEQEHTYEDLKRAGYFIEDERGARLFSSKFSSVISRPRMITMELRPTDLAAMAVHDGKTEKVMAPPLIEAQGHIGRFDIRRSLGAGGMGEIFEAYDTELHRVVAIKVLAAKFVEDEAMKQRFLREARMASRLNHMNIATIYEIGEAAGNPYIVMEYVEGETLNERIQSRHLDCKEIINIGIQIADALAEAHECGVVHRDIKSANIMITSRGKIKVLDFGLAKPTPMTDKRSIKARITESGVLLGTVSYMSPEQATGRGDVTHLSDIFSLGVVMYEMTTGNLPFEGETYFQTIEAISKRAPVAIKKLRKDVPAQLVTIIEGMMKKLPKERYQSAAEIAECLKKC